A window from Salvelinus sp. IW2-2015 linkage group LG5, ASM291031v2, whole genome shotgun sequence encodes these proteins:
- the LOC111963769 gene encoding serine/threonine-protein phosphatase 6 catalytic subunit — protein sequence MAPLDLDKYIEIARQCKYLPENDLKRLCDYVCDLLLEESNVQPVSTPVTVCGDIHGQFYDLCELFRTGGQVPDTNYIFMGDFVDRGYYSLETFTYLLALKAKWPDRITLLRGNHESRQITQVYGFYDECQTKYGNANAWRYCTKVFDMLTVAALIDEQILCVHGGLSPDIKTLDQIRTIERNQEIPHKGAFCDLVWSDPEDVDTWAISPRGAGWLFGAKVTNEFVHINNLKLICRAHQLVHEGYKFMFDEKLVTVWSAPNYCYRCGNIASIMVFKDVNTREPKLFRAVPDSERVIPPRTTTPYFL from the exons ATGGCGCCGTTGGACTTGGATAAGTATATTGAGATTGCAAGACAGTGCAAATATTTACCAGAAAACGACCTAAAG AGATTATGTGACTACGTATGTGATTTGCTGCTCGAGGAATCAAATGTTCAACCAGTATCCACTCCAGTCACTGTTTGTGGAGACATTCATGGCCAG TTTTATGACCTATGTGAACTCTTCAGAACTGGTGGMCAAGTTCCAGACACAAACTACATTTTTATG GGAGACTTTGTGGACAGGGGATACTACAGCTTGGAGACGTTCACGTACCTGCTAGCCTTAAAAGCCAAGTGGCCGGACCGCATCACGCTTCTACGAGGAAATCACGAAAGCAGGCAGATCACACAGGTGTACGGCTTTTACG ATGAGTGCCAAACRAAATACGGGAATGCAAACGCCTGGCGATACTGCACTAAAGTATTTGACATGCTAACAGTAGCCGCT TTGATAGACGAGCAGATCCTTTGTGTGCATGGTGGCCTTTCACCTGACATCAAGACCCTGGACCAGATCCGCACGATCGAGCGCAACCAAGAGATTCCCCACAAGGGGGCCTTCTGTGACCTGGTGTGGTCGGACCCAGAGGATGTGGACACCTGGGCCATCAGTCCGCGAGGTGCAGGCTGGCTCTTTGGCGCCAAGGTCACTAATGAG TTTGTTCACATCAACAATCTGAAGCTGATCTGCCGTGCACACCAGCTGGTCCATGAGGGCTACAAGTTCATGTTCGATGAGAAGCTGGTGACGGTGTGGTCTGCACCCAACTATTGTTACCGCTGTGGAAACATTGCCTCCATCATGGTCTTCAAGGACGTGAACACACGGGAGCCCAAGCTGTTCCGCGCCGTGCCCGACTCTGAGCGGGTCATCCCTCCCCGAACAACAACACCTTACTTCCTCTAA